In Kitasatospora sp. NA04385, a single genomic region encodes these proteins:
- a CDS encoding MarR family winged helix-turn-helix transcriptional regulator, translated as MDRQTEQDRHQGPDVEEFAALLVGVQRLTRRHLRAGLDRPRLRGAQAELLRLVADAPGMRVSEAAEGLSLAGNSVSTLVNQLVGQGLLRRERDPADRRAALLYATEEAVERMAAWRQRRTELLGEVLAELDGPDRAALAAAVPALRAVAAGLRARGSGEGKEQA; from the coding sequence GTGGACAGGCAGACGGAACAGGACCGGCACCAGGGGCCGGACGTGGAGGAGTTCGCCGCCCTGCTGGTCGGCGTCCAACGGCTGACCCGCCGCCACCTGCGCGCCGGGCTGGACCGGCCGCGGCTGCGCGGGGCCCAGGCCGAACTGCTGCGCCTGGTCGCGGACGCGCCGGGGATGCGGGTCTCGGAGGCGGCCGAAGGGCTGTCGCTGGCCGGGAACTCGGTCTCCACCCTGGTCAACCAGCTGGTCGGGCAGGGGCTGCTGCGCCGCGAGCGCGATCCCGCGGACCGGCGGGCGGCGCTGCTGTACGCCACCGAGGAGGCCGTCGAGCGGATGGCCGCCTGGCGGCAGCGGCGCACCGAACTGCTCGGCGAGGTGCTGGCGGAGCTGGACGGGCCGGACCGGGCGGCGCTGGCGGCGGCGGTGCCCGCACTGCGGGCGGTCGCGGCCGGGCTGCGGGCCCGGGGGAGCGGCGAGGGG
- a CDS encoding GlsB/YeaQ/YmgE family stress response membrane protein, whose amino-acid sequence MFQIIWILLIGFVLGLLAKLILRGPQSIPWWLTMLLGAAGALLGNLVSGWIGVRHTGGIDWIRHILQLAFAIALIGIVAPAWGRSRTTR is encoded by the coding sequence ATGTTCCAAATCATCTGGATTCTGCTGATCGGCTTCGTGCTGGGCCTACTCGCCAAGCTGATCCTGCGCGGACCACAGTCCATCCCGTGGTGGCTGACCATGCTGCTCGGCGCGGCCGGCGCCCTGCTGGGGAACCTGGTCTCCGGCTGGATCGGCGTCCGGCACACCGGAGGCATCGACTGGATCAGGCACATCCTCCAGTTGGCCTTCGCCATCGCGCTGATCGGCATCGTCGCCCCGGCCTGGGGCAGGTCCCGCACCACCAGGTAG
- a CDS encoding polysaccharide deacetylase family protein, translated as MRFSGVAWTDSGFEVAVLDAAGRPRSPATRFAAGQVGAVTAHLLALQRESAAAGEELATVIDSTNGMLDGGLTAAGLAVYRADPWTLPARPAFGSVPAAELARAALRDPAAVVRLGTDTGTMGGRSAEMIAHIDSSATALARMVSSGRCLWGNTGDRPVVALTFDDGPNPPHTHRVLDVLDRYAVPATFFCVGLHALAHRAELDRMAAAGHQIANHTWSHPYLPDLSRTELLDQLGRTDEAIAKAVGDDPGPRMFRPPYGGRTPEVLRWIDESGATVVLWDVEPCDWSMPGPEAITRAVLDQARPGAVILLHDGGGDRSQTVAALPAVIEGLTARGYAFARVDRLPVT; from the coding sequence ATGCGTTTCTCGGGAGTTGCCTGGACGGATTCCGGCTTCGAGGTCGCCGTCCTGGACGCGGCGGGCCGCCCCCGCTCCCCCGCGACCCGCTTCGCGGCCGGACAGGTCGGCGCGGTCACCGCGCACCTGCTCGCCCTGCAACGGGAGTCCGCGGCCGCGGGCGAGGAACTCGCCACCGTCATCGACTCCACCAACGGCATGCTGGACGGCGGCCTGACGGCCGCCGGACTGGCCGTGTACCGGGCCGACCCCTGGACGCTGCCCGCCCGCCCCGCGTTCGGCTCCGTCCCGGCCGCGGAACTGGCCCGCGCGGCGCTCCGCGACCCGGCCGCGGTCGTCCGGCTCGGCACCGACACCGGGACGATGGGCGGGCGCTCGGCCGAAATGATCGCCCACATCGACTCCAGCGCCACCGCACTGGCCCGGATGGTCAGCTCCGGCCGCTGCCTGTGGGGCAACACCGGCGACCGCCCGGTGGTCGCGCTCACCTTCGACGACGGCCCCAACCCGCCCCACACCCACCGCGTCCTGGACGTCCTCGACCGCTACGCGGTGCCCGCCACCTTCTTCTGCGTCGGCCTGCACGCCCTCGCCCACCGCGCCGAACTCGACCGGATGGCCGCCGCCGGCCACCAGATCGCCAACCACACCTGGTCCCACCCGTACCTGCCCGACCTGTCCCGCACCGAGCTGCTCGACCAGCTCGGCCGCACCGACGAGGCCATCGCCAAGGCCGTCGGCGACGACCCCGGCCCCCGGATGTTCCGCCCGCCCTACGGCGGCCGCACCCCCGAAGTCCTGCGCTGGATCGACGAGTCCGGCGCCACCGTCGTCCTGTGGGACGTCGAGCCCTGCGACTGGTCGATGCCCGGCCCCGAGGCCATCACCCGGGCCGTCCTCGACCAGGCCCGCCCCGGCGCGGTCATCCTCCTCCACGACGGCGGCGGCGACCGCTCCCAGACCGTCGCCGCCCTCCCCGCCGTCATCGAGGGCCTCACCGCCCGCGGCTACGCCTTCGCCCGCGTCGACCGACTCCCCGTCACCTGA
- a CDS encoding LuxR C-terminal-related transcriptional regulator translates to MDDDTVIREGLAHLLPEVRVVLAVSSVEELLAARPETDAVLLDLVLTGTGRTGVRQGAAAVEAVARAGHRTLIYTNERRREVLVGCMAAGARGVVHKAEPLAALSAAVAEVAADRVVITQALVGLAELVERRGGLPSLTPRQREILSARARGEAFRSIAERLFIGKKTAEEHMAVVTAKFADFLRDHSPADLERELGLGPGDLLDHRPVR, encoded by the coding sequence GTGGACGACGACACGGTCATCCGGGAGGGGCTGGCGCACCTGCTCCCCGAGGTCCGGGTGGTGCTGGCGGTCAGCAGCGTCGAGGAACTGCTCGCCGCCCGGCCGGAGACGGACGCGGTCCTGCTGGACCTGGTGCTGACCGGCACCGGCCGGACGGGGGTGCGGCAGGGCGCCGCCGCCGTCGAGGCCGTCGCGCGGGCCGGGCACCGGACGCTGATCTACACCAACGAGCGCCGCCGCGAGGTGCTGGTCGGCTGCATGGCCGCCGGGGCCCGCGGGGTGGTGCACAAGGCGGAGCCGCTGGCGGCGCTGTCCGCGGCGGTCGCCGAGGTGGCGGCCGACCGGGTGGTGATCACCCAGGCCCTGGTCGGCCTGGCCGAACTGGTCGAACGCCGCGGCGGCCTGCCCAGCCTGACGCCCCGCCAGCGCGAGATCCTCTCCGCCCGGGCCCGCGGCGAGGCGTTCCGCAGCATCGCCGAGCGGCTGTTCATCGGGAAGAAGACCGCCGAGGAGCACATGGCGGTGGTCACCGCGAAGTTCGCGGACTTCCTGCGCGACCACTCCCCGGCCGACCTGGAACGCGAACTGGGCCTCGGCCCGGGCGACCTGCTGGACCACCGGCCGGTCCGCTGA
- a CDS encoding ATP-binding protein: protein MPPPPPPALPQPPDDRTGREASHAPHGLRGWHGLRGWRPWRPWPGSGGLSTTAAGAELAVVIAFVLMRAGTLLEILPAAPHGMSRATDPALDAALMAVALAQSLAMCAVAVRRRQYPAGGWARADVAVAMGVLLCEPWYLRPEDWVGTWTAWGGALSVNAVFGAAIGFPARRQTVVATAAIAAAYALPSVVLSDAHASTAASNLIGYLVFAVAARSSATFIRRLGRDADEARRQAAVSAAEAERDRHRLLLHDQITIMRLLSEPGLEPGLVEVLRRQAAAGAARVRHFLEQPDGGGPDGPDGPDEGPGMLAALVRQAGEGFTDLPIDYAVDLAADVPVPRAAARPLREALATVLHNVRAHAAAGQVVVHADAPPGLGHWEVSVRDDGRGFDQARRPLGFGLRVQVSRALAEVGVESEIRSAPGAGTVVLLRGRLEER from the coding sequence GTGCCACCGCCACCACCTCCCGCGCTCCCGCAGCCCCCGGACGACCGGACCGGGCGCGAGGCGTCGCACGCGCCGCACGGGCTGCGCGGGTGGCACGGGCTGCGCGGGTGGCGGCCCTGGCGGCCGTGGCCCGGTTCCGGGGGGCTGTCGACGACGGCCGCGGGCGCCGAACTCGCCGTGGTGATCGCGTTCGTGCTGATGCGGGCCGGCACGCTGCTGGAGATCCTGCCGGCCGCCCCGCACGGGATGTCCCGGGCCACCGACCCGGCGCTGGACGCGGCGCTGATGGCCGTCGCGCTCGCCCAGTCGCTGGCCATGTGCGCGGTCGCGGTGCGGCGGCGGCAGTACCCGGCGGGCGGATGGGCCCGGGCGGACGTGGCGGTGGCGATGGGCGTGCTGCTGTGCGAGCCCTGGTACCTGCGCCCCGAGGACTGGGTCGGCACCTGGACGGCGTGGGGCGGCGCGCTCAGCGTCAACGCGGTGTTCGGCGCGGCGATCGGCTTCCCGGCCCGTCGGCAGACCGTCGTCGCGACGGCCGCGATCGCCGCGGCGTACGCGCTGCCCAGCGTCGTCCTGTCGGACGCGCACGCCTCCACCGCGGCCAGCAACCTGATCGGCTACCTGGTGTTCGCGGTGGCCGCCCGCTCCTCCGCGACGTTCATCCGCCGCCTGGGCCGGGACGCCGACGAGGCCCGTCGGCAGGCCGCGGTCTCGGCGGCGGAGGCCGAGCGGGACCGGCACCGGCTGCTGCTGCACGACCAGATCACCATCATGCGGCTGCTGTCCGAACCCGGCCTGGAACCCGGCCTGGTGGAGGTGCTGCGCCGACAGGCCGCCGCCGGGGCGGCCCGGGTGCGGCACTTCCTGGAGCAGCCGGATGGCGGCGGTCCGGACGGTCCGGACGGCCCGGACGAGGGTCCGGGAATGCTGGCGGCCCTGGTGCGGCAGGCCGGGGAGGGCTTCACCGACCTGCCGATCGACTACGCCGTCGACCTGGCCGCCGACGTGCCCGTCCCGCGCGCCGCCGCCCGGCCGCTGCGGGAGGCGCTGGCGACGGTGCTGCACAACGTCCGGGCGCACGCCGCCGCCGGGCAGGTGGTGGTGCACGCCGACGCCCCGCCCGGGCTCGGCCACTGGGAGGTCAGCGTCCGCGACGACGGGCGCGGCTTCGACCAGGCTCGCCGCCCGCTCGGCTTCGGGCTGCGGGTGCAGGTGAGCCGGGCGCTGGCCGAGGTCGGCGTCGAGTCCGAGATCCGCTCCGCGCCCGGCGCGGGGACGGTGGTGCTGCTGCGCGGAAGACTGGAGGAGCGGTGA
- a CDS encoding lipocalin family protein, which translates to MGPLDTWRTATSVLPRRTALRLLGASALTVALAACSGKGAPGLNAVALGKFAAGTWKVSAPDANYPEWTITVTEDGTWKGEYPADDGSGSTSVHTDSGSWSLAGQALHVTFEDGDHTAEASQVPEQVGGDASAQFTWTFGQRADGMRATYTAGNKTLVLVRAGHGGDQTITAVRA; encoded by the coding sequence GTGGGACCACTCGACACCTGGCGGACAGCGACGTCCGTCCTCCCCCGCCGCACCGCGCTGCGCCTGCTCGGCGCCTCCGCCCTCACCGTCGCCCTCGCCGCCTGCAGCGGCAAGGGCGCCCCGGGGCTGAACGCGGTCGCCCTGGGCAAGTTCGCGGCGGGCACCTGGAAGGTCTCCGCCCCCGACGCCAACTACCCGGAGTGGACGATCACCGTCACCGAGGACGGCACCTGGAAGGGCGAGTACCCGGCCGACGACGGCTCCGGCAGCACCTCCGTCCACACCGACTCGGGCTCCTGGTCCCTGGCCGGACAGGCGCTGCACGTCACCTTCGAGGACGGCGACCACACCGCGGAGGCGTCCCAGGTCCCGGAGCAGGTCGGCGGCGACGCGTCCGCGCAGTTCACCTGGACGTTCGGCCAGCGGGCCGACGGCATGCGGGCCACCTACACCGCGGGGAACAAGACCCTCGTCCTGGTCCGCGCCGGGCACGGCGGCGACCAGACCATCACCGCCGTCCGCGCCTGA
- the thpR gene encoding RNA 2',3'-cyclic phosphodiesterase — translation MDEHLPLDGPPAPPTLRVFVALAPPDAAKDELARALRPAYAAHPRLRWNRIEDWHITLAFLGELPSTALPLLRAALAALAAGQPALRLGLHGGGHFDGRLLWSGVSGDLDGLHRLAAEVRALVRAHGLDYRDRPLHPHLTLARARRDDPTGVPSGATTLTGFTGHPWWTPRLHLVGSTPVRGPEPLRYRDLASWPLAVPANSG, via the coding sequence GTGGACGAGCACCTGCCGCTGGACGGACCCCCCGCACCCCCGACCCTGCGCGTCTTCGTCGCGCTGGCGCCGCCCGACGCCGCCAAGGACGAACTCGCCCGCGCCCTGCGGCCCGCGTACGCCGCGCACCCCCGGCTGCGCTGGAACCGGATCGAGGACTGGCACATCACGCTGGCCTTCCTCGGCGAACTCCCCTCCACCGCACTCCCGTTGCTGCGCGCGGCGCTGGCCGCGCTGGCCGCCGGGCAGCCCGCCCTGCGGCTGGGCCTGCACGGCGGCGGCCATTTCGACGGACGGCTGCTGTGGAGCGGCGTCAGCGGCGACCTGGACGGCCTGCACCGGCTCGCCGCCGAAGTCCGCGCCCTGGTCCGGGCCCACGGCCTCGACTACCGGGACCGCCCGCTGCACCCCCACCTCACCCTGGCCCGGGCCCGCCGCGACGACCCCACCGGCGTCCCCTCCGGCGCCACCACCCTGACCGGCTTCACCGGCCACCCCTGGTGGACCCCCCGCCTCCACCTGGTCGGCAGCACCCCCGTCCGCGGCCCCGAACCGCTGCGCTACCGCGACCTCGCGTCCTGGCCACTGGCCGTCCCGGCGAATTCCGGGTGA
- a CDS encoding type II toxin-antitoxin system RelE/ParE family toxin, with protein MGRVTRFTPRAQRDLLKIERSDTLRILRRLAELQRAMDAGDTTAFDVKALRGHDARWRLGVGDHRVVCAVENGQLIVWVLGVGHRSEVYRQLP; from the coding sequence GTGGGCCGTGTCACGCGCTTCACGCCGCGCGCACAGCGGGACCTGCTGAAGATCGAGCGCTCCGACACCCTGCGCATCCTGCGCCGACTCGCCGAGCTGCAGCGGGCGATGGATGCCGGTGACACGACGGCGTTCGACGTCAAAGCGCTCCGGGGGCATGACGCCCGATGGCGCCTCGGGGTCGGCGACCACCGGGTGGTCTGCGCCGTCGAGAACGGCCAACTGATCGTCTGGGTCCTGGGTGTGGGCCACCGCAGCGAGGTCTACCGCCAGCTCCCCTGA
- a CDS encoding type II toxin-antitoxin system Phd/YefM family antitoxin → MSEPVIESMAEVRSHLADVIDRARREETPTIITRRGRQEAVVIDIEEYQRLRRIADAAEEEWLNGLADESEAEGLQGSVSLEEMAALLRNREG, encoded by the coding sequence ATGAGCGAGCCGGTGATCGAGTCCATGGCCGAGGTCCGTAGTCACCTCGCCGATGTCATCGACCGGGCGCGCCGGGAGGAGACTCCGACGATCATCACCCGGCGCGGCAGGCAGGAGGCCGTGGTGATCGACATCGAGGAGTACCAGCGCCTTCGCCGGATAGCGGATGCCGCCGAGGAGGAGTGGCTGAACGGGCTGGCCGACGAGTCGGAGGCGGAGGGTCTGCAGGGTTCGGTCTCGCTGGAGGAGATGGCGGCTCTCCTCCGGAACCGGGAGGGCTGA
- a CDS encoding cellulose binding domain-containing protein, with protein sequence MLFRSRSAGPRRRRPLAATASAALALAAAALPLSAPVASAADPAPAGDTAVTVNASAGLGAVGAAALGVNTAIWDAHMNDPRVVSLYRQAGVGALRYPGGSYSDIYHWVDNTAPGGYVAPGTGFDAFMGTVKASGAQPILIANYGSGTAQEAADWVRYANVTKGYGAKYWEIGNEIYGNGVYGNGWENDAHADKSPDQYAREVKAYAAAMKAVDPTVRIGAVLTMPGNWPDGIVASGDSGDWNHTVLAAVAHDVDFVSVHWYPNAGGGDQALAAVRQLPGELREVRNLLDRYAGADSPNIGIAMTEVNSESGNGALTSRPNGLFAAEAMSTALENGVFSVDWWDTHNGVGPITTVGGETDYGDMGLLSSGGCNGNVCEPAVNTPFAPYYGIESLGALSDPGDTMLASAASGSEVSSHAVLRADGDLSVLLLNKSSGTAHTVDLRYQGFTADASAPAVRRWAPGDDGLVDATGTATSSSVTLAPYSITVLTVHPKPGTGPSSATVGAPGTPRTTSVGAGTVALSWPAATGAVDRYEVYEQLGTTVQLLGSSTGTSATLYNLPPGSRHTVNVLARDRAGHLSRPSAPLTFTTGTPGDSTCTVSYQVTAGWGNGFVASVVVSNPGPANLDGWTLDFDWPSTGQSVGSWWNANVTSTGQHVRVTNGEYNGHLAPNGGNSADFGFVGNNNGANPSPTVFRLNGTVCRTLG encoded by the coding sequence ATGCTGTTCCGCAGCAGATCAGCCGGACCTCGTCGGCGGCGCCCGCTCGCCGCGACGGCCTCGGCCGCCCTCGCACTGGCGGCCGCCGCCCTGCCGCTGTCCGCCCCCGTCGCCTCGGCCGCCGACCCGGCCCCCGCCGGCGACACGGCGGTGACGGTCAACGCGAGCGCGGGCCTGGGCGCCGTCGGCGCCGCCGCGCTCGGCGTCAACACCGCCATCTGGGACGCGCACATGAACGACCCCCGGGTGGTGTCGCTGTACCGGCAGGCCGGGGTCGGCGCGCTGCGCTACCCCGGCGGCTCGTACTCGGACATCTACCACTGGGTCGACAACACCGCGCCGGGCGGCTACGTCGCCCCGGGCACCGGCTTCGACGCCTTCATGGGGACGGTGAAGGCGTCCGGCGCGCAGCCGATCCTGATCGCCAACTACGGCTCCGGCACCGCCCAGGAGGCCGCCGACTGGGTGCGGTACGCCAACGTCACCAAGGGATACGGGGCGAAGTACTGGGAGATCGGCAACGAGATCTACGGCAACGGCGTCTACGGCAACGGCTGGGAGAACGACGCCCACGCCGACAAGTCGCCCGACCAGTACGCCCGGGAGGTCAAGGCGTACGCGGCGGCGATGAAGGCGGTCGACCCGACCGTCAGGATCGGCGCGGTGCTGACCATGCCGGGCAACTGGCCGGACGGCATCGTGGCGTCCGGCGACAGCGGCGACTGGAACCACACCGTGCTGGCCGCCGTCGCGCACGACGTCGACTTCGTCAGCGTCCACTGGTACCCGAACGCGGGCGGCGGCGACCAGGCGCTGGCCGCCGTGCGCCAACTGCCGGGCGAGCTGCGCGAGGTGCGCAACCTGCTGGACCGGTACGCGGGCGCCGACTCGCCGAACATCGGCATCGCGATGACCGAGGTCAACTCCGAGTCCGGCAACGGCGCGCTGACCAGCCGCCCGAACGGCCTGTTCGCGGCCGAGGCGATGAGCACCGCGCTGGAGAACGGCGTCTTCAGCGTCGACTGGTGGGACACCCACAACGGCGTCGGCCCGATCACCACCGTGGGCGGCGAGACCGACTACGGCGACATGGGCCTGCTGTCCAGCGGCGGCTGCAACGGGAACGTCTGCGAACCCGCCGTGAACACCCCGTTCGCGCCGTACTACGGCATCGAGTCGCTGGGCGCGCTCAGCGACCCGGGCGACACCATGCTGGCCTCCGCCGCGTCCGGCTCCGAGGTCTCCTCGCACGCGGTGCTGCGCGCCGACGGCGACCTCAGCGTGCTGCTGCTGAACAAGAGTTCCGGCACGGCGCACACCGTGGACCTGCGCTACCAGGGCTTCACCGCCGACGCCTCGGCCCCCGCCGTCCGGCGCTGGGCGCCCGGCGACGACGGGCTGGTCGACGCGACCGGCACCGCCACCTCCTCCTCGGTGACCCTGGCCCCGTACTCGATCACCGTGCTGACCGTGCACCCGAAGCCCGGCACCGGCCCGTCCTCCGCGACCGTCGGCGCCCCCGGCACGCCGCGCACCACCTCGGTCGGCGCCGGCACCGTCGCGCTGAGCTGGCCCGCCGCGACCGGCGCGGTGGACCGCTACGAGGTGTACGAGCAGCTCGGCACCACCGTGCAGCTGCTCGGCTCGTCCACCGGCACCTCGGCCACCCTCTACAACCTGCCGCCCGGCTCCCGGCACACCGTCAACGTGCTGGCCCGCGACCGGGCCGGGCACCTCTCCCGCCCGTCCGCCCCGCTGACCTTCACCACCGGCACCCCCGGCGACAGCACCTGCACCGTCTCGTACCAGGTCACGGCGGGCTGGGGCAACGGCTTCGTCGCCAGCGTGGTGGTGAGCAACCCCGGCCCGGCGAACCTCGACGGCTGGACGCTGGACTTCGACTGGCCCTCCACCGGGCAGTCCGTCGGCTCGTGGTGGAACGCGAACGTCACCTCCACCGGGCAGCACGTCCGGGTCACCAACGGCGAGTACAACGGCCACCTGGCGCCGAACGGCGGCAACTCGGCCGACTTCGGGTTCGTCGGCAACAACAACGGCGCCAACCCGTCGCCCACGGTGTTCCGCCTGAACGGGACGGTCTGCCGCACCCTCGGCTGA
- a CDS encoding acyl-CoA dehydrogenase family protein translates to MEPPVPVSRPTAATHRVTNQAPPLTGHDVAEDAVLLEGLDREGAGWHREELHRLGRLAGSEQAQHWADQANRHEPELRTHDRYGNRIDEVEFHPAYHHLMDLSVGAGLAGAAWADPRPGAHVARAAGFMVATTLEPGHLCPVSMTYAVVPALRHAPDLAAAYEPLLTSRAYDPGLRAPVGKRGLLAGMGMTEKQGGSDVRANTTTAAEQPDGSWRLRGHKWFTSAPMNDLFLVLAQAPGGLSCFLVPRVLPDGSRNAFRIQRLKDKLGNRANASSEPEFDDTVAWLVGPEGKGVRTIIEMVTMTRLDCVLGSAAGTRAALAQAAHHARHRTAFGALLIDQPLMRNVLADLALESEAATTLALRLAGAADRARHGDTGERAFLRIATAVAKYWVCKRQPAAVAEALECLGGNGYDEASGLPRLYREAPLNSIWEGSGNVTALDLQRALAREPGALDAFAAEIDLAAGADARLDAAWRDLRAELRPTADAQLRARRVIERAALVLQGALLVRHAPAAVADAFCASRLAADRGLAFGTLAPATDFTALLDRLPGA, encoded by the coding sequence CTGGAGCCTCCCGTGCCCGTCAGCCGCCCCACCGCCGCCACCCACCGGGTCACCAACCAGGCGCCGCCGTTGACCGGCCACGACGTCGCCGAGGACGCCGTCCTGCTGGAGGGCCTCGACCGCGAGGGCGCCGGCTGGCACCGCGAGGAACTGCACCGCCTCGGCCGGCTGGCCGGCAGCGAGCAGGCCCAGCACTGGGCCGACCAGGCCAACCGGCACGAACCCGAACTGCGCACCCACGACCGCTACGGCAACCGGATCGACGAGGTCGAGTTCCACCCCGCCTACCACCACCTGATGGACCTCTCGGTCGGCGCCGGACTGGCCGGTGCCGCCTGGGCCGACCCTCGGCCCGGCGCCCACGTCGCCCGCGCCGCCGGCTTCATGGTCGCCACCACCCTGGAACCCGGACACCTCTGCCCGGTCTCCATGACGTACGCCGTCGTCCCCGCGCTGCGCCACGCCCCCGACCTCGCCGCCGCGTACGAGCCCCTGCTCACCAGCCGCGCCTACGACCCCGGACTGCGCGCCCCGGTGGGCAAGCGCGGCCTGCTGGCCGGCATGGGGATGACCGAGAAGCAGGGCGGCAGCGACGTCCGCGCCAACACCACCACCGCGGCCGAACAGCCCGACGGCAGCTGGCGGTTGCGCGGCCACAAGTGGTTCACCAGCGCGCCGATGAACGACCTGTTCCTGGTCCTCGCCCAGGCGCCCGGCGGCCTGTCCTGCTTCCTCGTGCCGCGGGTGCTCCCCGACGGCAGCCGCAACGCCTTCCGGATCCAGCGCCTCAAGGACAAGCTCGGCAACCGCGCCAACGCCAGCAGCGAACCCGAGTTCGACGACACGGTGGCCTGGCTGGTCGGCCCCGAGGGCAAGGGCGTGCGCACCATCATCGAGATGGTCACCATGACCCGGCTGGACTGCGTCCTCGGCTCCGCCGCCGGCACCCGCGCCGCCCTCGCCCAGGCCGCCCACCACGCCCGCCACCGCACCGCCTTCGGCGCGCTGCTGATCGACCAGCCGCTGATGCGCAACGTGCTCGCCGACCTCGCGCTCGAGTCCGAGGCCGCCACCACCCTCGCCCTGCGGCTGGCCGGCGCCGCCGACCGCGCCCGGCACGGCGACACCGGCGAACGCGCCTTCCTGCGGATCGCCACCGCCGTCGCCAAGTACTGGGTCTGCAAGCGCCAACCCGCCGCCGTCGCCGAGGCGTTGGAGTGCCTCGGCGGCAACGGCTACGACGAGGCCTCCGGCCTGCCCCGGCTCTACCGCGAGGCCCCGCTCAACAGCATCTGGGAGGGCTCCGGCAACGTCACCGCCCTCGACCTCCAGCGCGCCCTGGCCCGCGAACCCGGGGCGCTGGACGCCTTCGCCGCCGAGATCGACCTCGCCGCGGGCGCCGACGCCCGGCTCGACGCCGCCTGGCGCGACCTGCGCGCGGAGCTGCGCCCCACCGCGGACGCCCAGCTGCGCGCCCGCCGGGTGATCGAACGCGCCGCGCTCGTCCTGCAGGGCGCGCTGCTGGTCCGGCACGCCCCCGCCGCCGTCGCCGACGCGTTCTGCGCCTCCCGGCTGGCCGCCGACCGAGGCCTGGCCTTCGGGACGCTGGCACCGGCCACCGACTTCACCGCGCTGCTCGACCGCCTGCCGGGGGCGTGA
- a CDS encoding TetR/AcrR family transcriptional regulator, with protein MAYRKTPAEIHRLTTAKERLVACATEVVAEVGWSQASVTAVADAAGIAAGSVYQHFPSKAALAVEVFRRAAGREVEVLGEVLHGPGDPVERLARGVEVFARRALENRGLAHALLAAPAEPAVGAERLAFRRRYRALFAEVVREGVAVGALPAQNGEITAAALTGAIGEVLVDPLGGPEDGTAEALLADLTAMALRCAGAAPPA; from the coding sequence ATGGCCTACCGCAAGACCCCCGCCGAAATCCACCGGCTCACCACCGCGAAGGAGCGCCTGGTGGCCTGCGCCACCGAGGTCGTCGCGGAAGTGGGCTGGTCACAGGCGTCCGTGACGGCCGTCGCCGACGCCGCCGGGATCGCCGCCGGCTCGGTGTACCAGCACTTCCCGTCCAAGGCGGCGCTCGCCGTCGAGGTGTTCCGGCGCGCGGCCGGACGCGAGGTGGAGGTGCTCGGCGAAGTGCTGCACGGCCCCGGCGACCCGGTCGAACGGCTCGCCCGCGGCGTCGAGGTGTTCGCCCGCCGCGCCCTGGAGAACCGCGGCCTCGCCCACGCCCTGCTGGCCGCCCCCGCCGAACCCGCCGTCGGCGCCGAACGGCTCGCCTTCCGCCGCCGCTACCGCGCCCTGTTCGCCGAGGTGGTGCGCGAGGGCGTCGCGGTCGGCGCCCTGCCCGCGCAGAACGGCGAGATCACCGCCGCCGCGCTCACCGGCGCGATCGGCGAGGTCCTGGTCGACCCGCTCGGCGGCCCCGAGGACGGCACCGCCGAGGCCCTGCTCGCCGACCTCACCGCGATGGCCCTGCGCTGCGCGGGCGCCGCCCCACCCGCCTGA